The following are from one region of the Pocillopora verrucosa isolate sample1 chromosome 3, ASM3666991v2, whole genome shotgun sequence genome:
- the LOC131794140 gene encoding RNA-binding protein 39-like isoform X5 encodes MQGIITADDHWTTRCLVFDVNSSHRNRSRSRSTGRFDNFRSRRRRSRSRSQEKARRGRSRSRDRDRRRRRQSSSGSRSRSRSPDRRRKSHDQRERRDRKRSASRSPSPSSRKKRDEADGGNSGTIVQRLERRELKPAEDITPEERDARTAFCMQLARNIRPRDLEEFFSKVGQVADVRIISDRNSRRSKGIAYVEFTDRSAVPLAINLSGQKLLGAPIMVMPTQAEKNRAAAEAEKLKAPPGPTRLYVGSLHFNITEQMIKAIFEPFGIVDSVQLIYDSETGRSKGYGFLQFRDADAARQAMDQMNGFELAGRPMKVGPVTERGDSSSYSFLDDEEYEKGGVELNSTARAALMAKLSQGHSAGLQVPGVPPAVVGVQQAMTAPVAIPLPTPCIMLLNMFDPTKEKDPDWDADIQDDVLEECTKYGHVYHIHVDKTSTQGVVYVKCSNAEVAASASKALHGRWFAGKQIIARAVPLANYHSMFPQAVSMVKPLQPSTF; translated from the exons ATGCAAGGCATAATTACAGCGGATGATCACTGGACTACAAGATGTCTGGTTTTTGATGTTAACAG TAGTCATCGAAATCGGAGTCGCAGTAGAAGCACCGGAAG GTTTGATAATTTCAGGAGTCGGAGACGTCGTAGCCGTAGCAGAAGCCAGGAGAA aGCTCGGAGAGGTCGGAGTCGTTCAAGAGATCGTGACAG AAGGCGTAGACGCCAGAGCAGTAGCGGGAGTAGAAGCCGTTCAAGAAGCCCAGACAGAAGGCGCAAAAG CCATGATCAGAGAGAAAGACGTGATAGAAAAAGAAGTGCAAGTCGTAGTCCAAGTCCATCAAGTCGTAAGAAGAGGGATGAAGCAGATGGAGGCAATAGTGGCACTATTGTACAGCGTCTTGAAAG GAGGGAGCTAAAGCCTGCAGAGGATATAACACCAGAGGAGAGGGATGCTAGAACAGCATTCTGCATGCAGCTGGCAAGAAATATCAGACCTAGAGAtctggaagaatttttttcaaaagtgggCCAG GTTGCTGATGTGCGGATTATATCAGATCGTAACTCAAGACGGTCAAAAGGAATTGCTTATGTGGAGTTCACTGACAGATCAGCTGTGCCTCTG gCAATAAACCTGTCTGGTCAGAAACTCTTAGGAGCCCCAATTATGGTGATGCCTACCCAAGCAGAGAAGAACAGAGCAGCAGCAGAAGCTGAAAAGCTCAAGGCTCCACCAGGACCTACAAGACTATATGTTGGATCCCTTCACTTTAACATCACAGAACAAATGATAAAGGCAATATTTGAACCCTTTGGAATTGTCGATAGTGTACAGCTTATTTATGACTCTGAAACAGGAAGGTCGAAAGGCTATGGTTTCTTACAGTTCAGAGATGCTGATGCTGCAAGGCAAGCCATGGATCAGATGAATGGTTTTGAACTTGCTGGAAGGCCTATGAAGGTTGGGCCCGTAACAGAGCGAGGGGACTCATCTTCCTATTCCTTCCTGGATGATGAGGAGTATGAAAAGGGTGGTGTTGAATTAAACTCCACTGCGAGGGCTGCTCTCATGGCTAAATTATCTCAGGGTCATTCTGCTG GTCTTCAAGTGCCAGGTGTTCCCCCTGCTGTTGTTGGTGTACAACAAGCTATGACAGCACCTGTAGCCATTCCCCTTCCTACACCCTGTATCATGCTGCTAAACATGTTTGACCCTACCAA AGAGAAAGACCCTGATTGGGATGCTGACATTCAAGATGATGTATTGGAAGAATGCACAAAATATGGTCATGTGTATCACATTCATGTGGACAAGACCTCTACCCAG GGAGTTGTGTATGTGAAATGTAGTAATGCTGAAGTTGCTGCCAGTGCTTCAAAAGCCCTCCATGGCAGATGGTTTGCTG GGAAGCAAATTATTGCAAGAGCAGTTCCTCTCGCAAACTACCACAGCATGTTTCCTCAGGCAGTGTCGATGGTGAAGCCGTTGCAACCATCCACGTTTTGA
- the LOC131794140 gene encoding RNA-binding protein 39-like isoform X2: MADDFDVEAMLEAPYRKETPPSQANGKGDSNRTNSDGEERRKRSHRNRSRSRSTGRFDNFRSRRRRSRSRSQEKARRGRSRSRDRDRRRRQSSSGSRSRSRSPDRRRKSHDQRERRDRKRSASRSPSPSSRKKRDEADGGNSGTIVQRLERRELKPAEDITPEERDARTAFCMQLARNIRPRDLEEFFSKVGQVADVRIISDRNSRRSKGIAYVEFTDRSAVPLAINLSGQKLLGAPIMVMPTQAEKNRAAAEAEKLKAPPGPTRLYVGSLHFNITEQMIKAIFEPFGIVDSVQLIYDSETGRSKGYGFLQFRDADAARQAMDQMNGFELAGRPMKVGPVTERGDSSSYSFLDDEEYEKGGVELNSTARAALMAKLSQGHSAGLQVPGVPPAVVGVQQAMTAPVAIPLPTPCIMLLNMFDPTKEKDPDWDADIQDDVLEECTKYGHVYHIHVDKTSTQGVVYVKCSNAEVAASASKALHGRWFAGKQIIARAVPLANYHSMFPQAVSMVKPLQPSTF, translated from the exons ATGGCTGATGACTTTGATGTAGAAGCAATGCTTGAAGCACCATACAGAAAAGAG aCTCCTCCCTCTCAAGCAAATGGGAAGGGTGACTCAAACCGGACAAATAGTGATGGGGAAGAGAGAAGAAAACG TAGTCATCGAAATCGGAGTCGCAGTAGAAGCACCGGAAG GTTTGATAATTTCAGGAGTCGGAGACGTCGTAGCCGTAGCAGAAGCCAGGAGAA aGCTCGGAGAGGTCGGAGTCGTTCAAGAGATCGTGACAG GCGTAGACGCCAGAGCAGTAGCGGGAGTAGAAGCCGTTCAAGAAGCCCAGACAGAAGGCGCAAAAG CCATGATCAGAGAGAAAGACGTGATAGAAAAAGAAGTGCAAGTCGTAGTCCAAGTCCATCAAGTCGTAAGAAGAGGGATGAAGCAGATGGAGGCAATAGTGGCACTATTGTACAGCGTCTTGAAAG GAGGGAGCTAAAGCCTGCAGAGGATATAACACCAGAGGAGAGGGATGCTAGAACAGCATTCTGCATGCAGCTGGCAAGAAATATCAGACCTAGAGAtctggaagaatttttttcaaaagtgggCCAG GTTGCTGATGTGCGGATTATATCAGATCGTAACTCAAGACGGTCAAAAGGAATTGCTTATGTGGAGTTCACTGACAGATCAGCTGTGCCTCTG gCAATAAACCTGTCTGGTCAGAAACTCTTAGGAGCCCCAATTATGGTGATGCCTACCCAAGCAGAGAAGAACAGAGCAGCAGCAGAAGCTGAAAAGCTCAAGGCTCCACCAGGACCTACAAGACTATATGTTGGATCCCTTCACTTTAACATCACAGAACAAATGATAAAGGCAATATTTGAACCCTTTGGAATTGTCGATAGTGTACAGCTTATTTATGACTCTGAAACAGGAAGGTCGAAAGGCTATGGTTTCTTACAGTTCAGAGATGCTGATGCTGCAAGGCAAGCCATGGATCAGATGAATGGTTTTGAACTTGCTGGAAGGCCTATGAAGGTTGGGCCCGTAACAGAGCGAGGGGACTCATCTTCCTATTCCTTCCTGGATGATGAGGAGTATGAAAAGGGTGGTGTTGAATTAAACTCCACTGCGAGGGCTGCTCTCATGGCTAAATTATCTCAGGGTCATTCTGCTG GTCTTCAAGTGCCAGGTGTTCCCCCTGCTGTTGTTGGTGTACAACAAGCTATGACAGCACCTGTAGCCATTCCCCTTCCTACACCCTGTATCATGCTGCTAAACATGTTTGACCCTACCAA AGAGAAAGACCCTGATTGGGATGCTGACATTCAAGATGATGTATTGGAAGAATGCACAAAATATGGTCATGTGTATCACATTCATGTGGACAAGACCTCTACCCAG GGAGTTGTGTATGTGAAATGTAGTAATGCTGAAGTTGCTGCCAGTGCTTCAAAAGCCCTCCATGGCAGATGGTTTGCTG GGAAGCAAATTATTGCAAGAGCAGTTCCTCTCGCAAACTACCACAGCATGTTTCCTCAGGCAGTGTCGATGGTGAAGCCGTTGCAACCATCCACGTTTTGA
- the LOC131794140 gene encoding RNA-binding protein 39-like isoform X3, translated as MADDFDVEAMLEAPYRKETPPSQANGKGDSNRTNSDGEERRKRSHRNRSRSRSTGRSRRRRSRSRSQEKARRGRSRSRDRDRRRRRQSSSGSRSRSRSPDRRRKSHDQRERRDRKRSASRSPSPSSRKKRDEADGGNSGTIVQRLERRELKPAEDITPEERDARTAFCMQLARNIRPRDLEEFFSKVGQVADVRIISDRNSRRSKGIAYVEFTDRSAVPLAINLSGQKLLGAPIMVMPTQAEKNRAAAEAEKLKAPPGPTRLYVGSLHFNITEQMIKAIFEPFGIVDSVQLIYDSETGRSKGYGFLQFRDADAARQAMDQMNGFELAGRPMKVGPVTERGDSSSYSFLDDEEYEKGGVELNSTARAALMAKLSQGHSAGLQVPGVPPAVVGVQQAMTAPVAIPLPTPCIMLLNMFDPTKEKDPDWDADIQDDVLEECTKYGHVYHIHVDKTSTQGVVYVKCSNAEVAASASKALHGRWFAGKQIIARAVPLANYHSMFPQAVSMVKPLQPSTF; from the exons ATGGCTGATGACTTTGATGTAGAAGCAATGCTTGAAGCACCATACAGAAAAGAG aCTCCTCCCTCTCAAGCAAATGGGAAGGGTGACTCAAACCGGACAAATAGTGATGGGGAAGAGAGAAGAAAACG TAGTCATCGAAATCGGAGTCGCAGTAGAAGCACCGGAAG GAGTCGGAGACGTCGTAGCCGTAGCAGAAGCCAGGAGAA aGCTCGGAGAGGTCGGAGTCGTTCAAGAGATCGTGACAG AAGGCGTAGACGCCAGAGCAGTAGCGGGAGTAGAAGCCGTTCAAGAAGCCCAGACAGAAGGCGCAAAAG CCATGATCAGAGAGAAAGACGTGATAGAAAAAGAAGTGCAAGTCGTAGTCCAAGTCCATCAAGTCGTAAGAAGAGGGATGAAGCAGATGGAGGCAATAGTGGCACTATTGTACAGCGTCTTGAAAG GAGGGAGCTAAAGCCTGCAGAGGATATAACACCAGAGGAGAGGGATGCTAGAACAGCATTCTGCATGCAGCTGGCAAGAAATATCAGACCTAGAGAtctggaagaatttttttcaaaagtgggCCAG GTTGCTGATGTGCGGATTATATCAGATCGTAACTCAAGACGGTCAAAAGGAATTGCTTATGTGGAGTTCACTGACAGATCAGCTGTGCCTCTG gCAATAAACCTGTCTGGTCAGAAACTCTTAGGAGCCCCAATTATGGTGATGCCTACCCAAGCAGAGAAGAACAGAGCAGCAGCAGAAGCTGAAAAGCTCAAGGCTCCACCAGGACCTACAAGACTATATGTTGGATCCCTTCACTTTAACATCACAGAACAAATGATAAAGGCAATATTTGAACCCTTTGGAATTGTCGATAGTGTACAGCTTATTTATGACTCTGAAACAGGAAGGTCGAAAGGCTATGGTTTCTTACAGTTCAGAGATGCTGATGCTGCAAGGCAAGCCATGGATCAGATGAATGGTTTTGAACTTGCTGGAAGGCCTATGAAGGTTGGGCCCGTAACAGAGCGAGGGGACTCATCTTCCTATTCCTTCCTGGATGATGAGGAGTATGAAAAGGGTGGTGTTGAATTAAACTCCACTGCGAGGGCTGCTCTCATGGCTAAATTATCTCAGGGTCATTCTGCTG GTCTTCAAGTGCCAGGTGTTCCCCCTGCTGTTGTTGGTGTACAACAAGCTATGACAGCACCTGTAGCCATTCCCCTTCCTACACCCTGTATCATGCTGCTAAACATGTTTGACCCTACCAA AGAGAAAGACCCTGATTGGGATGCTGACATTCAAGATGATGTATTGGAAGAATGCACAAAATATGGTCATGTGTATCACATTCATGTGGACAAGACCTCTACCCAG GGAGTTGTGTATGTGAAATGTAGTAATGCTGAAGTTGCTGCCAGTGCTTCAAAAGCCCTCCATGGCAGATGGTTTGCTG GGAAGCAAATTATTGCAAGAGCAGTTCCTCTCGCAAACTACCACAGCATGTTTCCTCAGGCAGTGTCGATGGTGAAGCCGTTGCAACCATCCACGTTTTGA
- the LOC131794140 gene encoding RNA-binding protein 39-like isoform X6, which translates to MQGIITADDHWTTRCLVFDVNSSHRNRSRSRSTGRSRRRRSRSRSQEKARRGRSRSRDRDRRRRRQSSSGSRSRSRSPDRRRKSHDQRERRDRKRSASRSPSPSSRKKRDEADGGNSGTIVQRLERRELKPAEDITPEERDARTAFCMQLARNIRPRDLEEFFSKVGQVADVRIISDRNSRRSKGIAYVEFTDRSAVPLAINLSGQKLLGAPIMVMPTQAEKNRAAAEAEKLKAPPGPTRLYVGSLHFNITEQMIKAIFEPFGIVDSVQLIYDSETGRSKGYGFLQFRDADAARQAMDQMNGFELAGRPMKVGPVTERGDSSSYSFLDDEEYEKGGVELNSTARAALMAKLSQGHSAGLQVPGVPPAVVGVQQAMTAPVAIPLPTPCIMLLNMFDPTKEKDPDWDADIQDDVLEECTKYGHVYHIHVDKTSTQGVVYVKCSNAEVAASASKALHGRWFAGKQIIARAVPLANYHSMFPQAVSMVKPLQPSTF; encoded by the exons ATGCAAGGCATAATTACAGCGGATGATCACTGGACTACAAGATGTCTGGTTTTTGATGTTAACAG TAGTCATCGAAATCGGAGTCGCAGTAGAAGCACCGGAAG GAGTCGGAGACGTCGTAGCCGTAGCAGAAGCCAGGAGAA aGCTCGGAGAGGTCGGAGTCGTTCAAGAGATCGTGACAG AAGGCGTAGACGCCAGAGCAGTAGCGGGAGTAGAAGCCGTTCAAGAAGCCCAGACAGAAGGCGCAAAAG CCATGATCAGAGAGAAAGACGTGATAGAAAAAGAAGTGCAAGTCGTAGTCCAAGTCCATCAAGTCGTAAGAAGAGGGATGAAGCAGATGGAGGCAATAGTGGCACTATTGTACAGCGTCTTGAAAG GAGGGAGCTAAAGCCTGCAGAGGATATAACACCAGAGGAGAGGGATGCTAGAACAGCATTCTGCATGCAGCTGGCAAGAAATATCAGACCTAGAGAtctggaagaatttttttcaaaagtgggCCAG GTTGCTGATGTGCGGATTATATCAGATCGTAACTCAAGACGGTCAAAAGGAATTGCTTATGTGGAGTTCACTGACAGATCAGCTGTGCCTCTG gCAATAAACCTGTCTGGTCAGAAACTCTTAGGAGCCCCAATTATGGTGATGCCTACCCAAGCAGAGAAGAACAGAGCAGCAGCAGAAGCTGAAAAGCTCAAGGCTCCACCAGGACCTACAAGACTATATGTTGGATCCCTTCACTTTAACATCACAGAACAAATGATAAAGGCAATATTTGAACCCTTTGGAATTGTCGATAGTGTACAGCTTATTTATGACTCTGAAACAGGAAGGTCGAAAGGCTATGGTTTCTTACAGTTCAGAGATGCTGATGCTGCAAGGCAAGCCATGGATCAGATGAATGGTTTTGAACTTGCTGGAAGGCCTATGAAGGTTGGGCCCGTAACAGAGCGAGGGGACTCATCTTCCTATTCCTTCCTGGATGATGAGGAGTATGAAAAGGGTGGTGTTGAATTAAACTCCACTGCGAGGGCTGCTCTCATGGCTAAATTATCTCAGGGTCATTCTGCTG GTCTTCAAGTGCCAGGTGTTCCCCCTGCTGTTGTTGGTGTACAACAAGCTATGACAGCACCTGTAGCCATTCCCCTTCCTACACCCTGTATCATGCTGCTAAACATGTTTGACCCTACCAA AGAGAAAGACCCTGATTGGGATGCTGACATTCAAGATGATGTATTGGAAGAATGCACAAAATATGGTCATGTGTATCACATTCATGTGGACAAGACCTCTACCCAG GGAGTTGTGTATGTGAAATGTAGTAATGCTGAAGTTGCTGCCAGTGCTTCAAAAGCCCTCCATGGCAGATGGTTTGCTG GGAAGCAAATTATTGCAAGAGCAGTTCCTCTCGCAAACTACCACAGCATGTTTCCTCAGGCAGTGTCGATGGTGAAGCCGTTGCAACCATCCACGTTTTGA
- the LOC131794337 gene encoding orexin receptor type 2-like, producing the protein MSALNATIGETIAQSNQSIQICPPPRHELVVKILKYFIFGAIFAVSLSGNCFVCWVVWKRLRMRTVMNYYLVNLAAADLAFTLICIPFDLPVQEKSCIWPYFGALCKVLFPLQTLCASASVFTLTAIGYSRYRAIVHPLKTQIGLADAKKSIYLIWLASLVLVFPYVLVLRVNPLTGYCEEGWPEPKQTYSRIYSFTIFFADYAIPLPVVFVSYLKICRELRLNGDRVPVAQPDQIKDSEKVLKMSIVITIVFAVCALPNHIAWLVLDFFSDNKCAQCNTWVILANMFVFANSAADPIVYTVFNRRYRDEFKSLLNCQELEMGGHNENAVDLDDRVV; encoded by the coding sequence ATGTCGGCTTTGAATGCAACTATCGGGGAAACAATTGCGCAGTCAAATCAGTCCATACAGATTTGTCCTCCTCCAAGGCATGAATTAGTGGTGAAGATCCTAAAGTACTTTATCTTTGGCGCAATTTTTGCCGTGAGCCTGAGTGGGAATTGCTTTGTGTGCTGGGTAGTTTGGAAAAGACTTCGCATGCGAACAGTGATGAATTATTATTTGGTCAATTTAGCCGCAGCCGATCTGGCGTTCACGCTAATATGTATACCATTTGATCTTCCCGTTCAAGAGAAGTCTTGCATCTGGCCATACTTCGGCGCATTATGTAAGGTACTCTTTCCATTACAAACATTGTGCGCTAGCGCGTCCGTTTTCACGTTGACGGCGATCGGTTACAGTCGGTATCGCGCTATAGTTCATCCTTTGAAGACTCAAATCGGTCTCGCTGACGCAAAAAAGTCCATATATCTCATATGGCTCGCTTCACTGGTCTTGGTATTTCCCTACGTGTTGGTCCTCAGAGTAAACCCTTTAACTGGTTATTGCGAAGAGGGTTGGCCGGAACCAAAGCAAACATACAGTCGTATCTACTCGTTTACAATATTCTTTGCGGACTACGCAATACCACTGCCTGTTGTCTTTGTTTCATACCTCAAAATTTGTCGCGAACTACGGTTAAACGGAGATCGAGTACCAGTCGCACAGCCAGATCAGATAAAAGACTCAGAAAAAGTGCTGAAAATGTCGATTGTTATAACTATAGTATTTGCCGTATGCGCGTTACCAAACCATATTGCCTGGTTAGTACTCGATTTCTTCAGCGATAACAAATGTGCACAGTGCAATACGTGGGTTATCTTGGCTAACATGTTTGTGTTTGCTAACAGTGCTGCAGATCCCATCGTTTACACAGTTTTTAACAGAAGATATAGAGACGAGTTCAAAAGTCTTTTGAATTGCCAAGAGCTGGAAATGGGAGGGCACAATGAAAATGCGGTCGACCTAGACGACAGAGTTGTATGA
- the LOC131794140 gene encoding RNA-binding protein 39-like isoform X4, which translates to MADDFDVEAMLEAPYRKETPPSQANGKGDSNRTNSDGEERRKRSHRNRSRSRSTGRSRRRRSRSRSQEKARRGRSRSRDRDRRRRQSSSGSRSRSRSPDRRRKSHDQRERRDRKRSASRSPSPSSRKKRDEADGGNSGTIVQRLERRELKPAEDITPEERDARTAFCMQLARNIRPRDLEEFFSKVGQVADVRIISDRNSRRSKGIAYVEFTDRSAVPLAINLSGQKLLGAPIMVMPTQAEKNRAAAEAEKLKAPPGPTRLYVGSLHFNITEQMIKAIFEPFGIVDSVQLIYDSETGRSKGYGFLQFRDADAARQAMDQMNGFELAGRPMKVGPVTERGDSSSYSFLDDEEYEKGGVELNSTARAALMAKLSQGHSAGLQVPGVPPAVVGVQQAMTAPVAIPLPTPCIMLLNMFDPTKEKDPDWDADIQDDVLEECTKYGHVYHIHVDKTSTQGVVYVKCSNAEVAASASKALHGRWFAGKQIIARAVPLANYHSMFPQAVSMVKPLQPSTF; encoded by the exons ATGGCTGATGACTTTGATGTAGAAGCAATGCTTGAAGCACCATACAGAAAAGAG aCTCCTCCCTCTCAAGCAAATGGGAAGGGTGACTCAAACCGGACAAATAGTGATGGGGAAGAGAGAAGAAAACG TAGTCATCGAAATCGGAGTCGCAGTAGAAGCACCGGAAG GAGTCGGAGACGTCGTAGCCGTAGCAGAAGCCAGGAGAA aGCTCGGAGAGGTCGGAGTCGTTCAAGAGATCGTGACAG GCGTAGACGCCAGAGCAGTAGCGGGAGTAGAAGCCGTTCAAGAAGCCCAGACAGAAGGCGCAAAAG CCATGATCAGAGAGAAAGACGTGATAGAAAAAGAAGTGCAAGTCGTAGTCCAAGTCCATCAAGTCGTAAGAAGAGGGATGAAGCAGATGGAGGCAATAGTGGCACTATTGTACAGCGTCTTGAAAG GAGGGAGCTAAAGCCTGCAGAGGATATAACACCAGAGGAGAGGGATGCTAGAACAGCATTCTGCATGCAGCTGGCAAGAAATATCAGACCTAGAGAtctggaagaatttttttcaaaagtgggCCAG GTTGCTGATGTGCGGATTATATCAGATCGTAACTCAAGACGGTCAAAAGGAATTGCTTATGTGGAGTTCACTGACAGATCAGCTGTGCCTCTG gCAATAAACCTGTCTGGTCAGAAACTCTTAGGAGCCCCAATTATGGTGATGCCTACCCAAGCAGAGAAGAACAGAGCAGCAGCAGAAGCTGAAAAGCTCAAGGCTCCACCAGGACCTACAAGACTATATGTTGGATCCCTTCACTTTAACATCACAGAACAAATGATAAAGGCAATATTTGAACCCTTTGGAATTGTCGATAGTGTACAGCTTATTTATGACTCTGAAACAGGAAGGTCGAAAGGCTATGGTTTCTTACAGTTCAGAGATGCTGATGCTGCAAGGCAAGCCATGGATCAGATGAATGGTTTTGAACTTGCTGGAAGGCCTATGAAGGTTGGGCCCGTAACAGAGCGAGGGGACTCATCTTCCTATTCCTTCCTGGATGATGAGGAGTATGAAAAGGGTGGTGTTGAATTAAACTCCACTGCGAGGGCTGCTCTCATGGCTAAATTATCTCAGGGTCATTCTGCTG GTCTTCAAGTGCCAGGTGTTCCCCCTGCTGTTGTTGGTGTACAACAAGCTATGACAGCACCTGTAGCCATTCCCCTTCCTACACCCTGTATCATGCTGCTAAACATGTTTGACCCTACCAA AGAGAAAGACCCTGATTGGGATGCTGACATTCAAGATGATGTATTGGAAGAATGCACAAAATATGGTCATGTGTATCACATTCATGTGGACAAGACCTCTACCCAG GGAGTTGTGTATGTGAAATGTAGTAATGCTGAAGTTGCTGCCAGTGCTTCAAAAGCCCTCCATGGCAGATGGTTTGCTG GGAAGCAAATTATTGCAAGAGCAGTTCCTCTCGCAAACTACCACAGCATGTTTCCTCAGGCAGTGTCGATGGTGAAGCCGTTGCAACCATCCACGTTTTGA
- the LOC131794140 gene encoding RNA-binding protein 39-like isoform X1, whose product MADDFDVEAMLEAPYRKETPPSQANGKGDSNRTNSDGEERRKRSHRNRSRSRSTGRFDNFRSRRRRSRSRSQEKARRGRSRSRDRDRRRRRQSSSGSRSRSRSPDRRRKSHDQRERRDRKRSASRSPSPSSRKKRDEADGGNSGTIVQRLERRELKPAEDITPEERDARTAFCMQLARNIRPRDLEEFFSKVGQVADVRIISDRNSRRSKGIAYVEFTDRSAVPLAINLSGQKLLGAPIMVMPTQAEKNRAAAEAEKLKAPPGPTRLYVGSLHFNITEQMIKAIFEPFGIVDSVQLIYDSETGRSKGYGFLQFRDADAARQAMDQMNGFELAGRPMKVGPVTERGDSSSYSFLDDEEYEKGGVELNSTARAALMAKLSQGHSAGLQVPGVPPAVVGVQQAMTAPVAIPLPTPCIMLLNMFDPTKEKDPDWDADIQDDVLEECTKYGHVYHIHVDKTSTQGVVYVKCSNAEVAASASKALHGRWFAGKQIIARAVPLANYHSMFPQAVSMVKPLQPSTF is encoded by the exons ATGGCTGATGACTTTGATGTAGAAGCAATGCTTGAAGCACCATACAGAAAAGAG aCTCCTCCCTCTCAAGCAAATGGGAAGGGTGACTCAAACCGGACAAATAGTGATGGGGAAGAGAGAAGAAAACG TAGTCATCGAAATCGGAGTCGCAGTAGAAGCACCGGAAG GTTTGATAATTTCAGGAGTCGGAGACGTCGTAGCCGTAGCAGAAGCCAGGAGAA aGCTCGGAGAGGTCGGAGTCGTTCAAGAGATCGTGACAG AAGGCGTAGACGCCAGAGCAGTAGCGGGAGTAGAAGCCGTTCAAGAAGCCCAGACAGAAGGCGCAAAAG CCATGATCAGAGAGAAAGACGTGATAGAAAAAGAAGTGCAAGTCGTAGTCCAAGTCCATCAAGTCGTAAGAAGAGGGATGAAGCAGATGGAGGCAATAGTGGCACTATTGTACAGCGTCTTGAAAG GAGGGAGCTAAAGCCTGCAGAGGATATAACACCAGAGGAGAGGGATGCTAGAACAGCATTCTGCATGCAGCTGGCAAGAAATATCAGACCTAGAGAtctggaagaatttttttcaaaagtgggCCAG GTTGCTGATGTGCGGATTATATCAGATCGTAACTCAAGACGGTCAAAAGGAATTGCTTATGTGGAGTTCACTGACAGATCAGCTGTGCCTCTG gCAATAAACCTGTCTGGTCAGAAACTCTTAGGAGCCCCAATTATGGTGATGCCTACCCAAGCAGAGAAGAACAGAGCAGCAGCAGAAGCTGAAAAGCTCAAGGCTCCACCAGGACCTACAAGACTATATGTTGGATCCCTTCACTTTAACATCACAGAACAAATGATAAAGGCAATATTTGAACCCTTTGGAATTGTCGATAGTGTACAGCTTATTTATGACTCTGAAACAGGAAGGTCGAAAGGCTATGGTTTCTTACAGTTCAGAGATGCTGATGCTGCAAGGCAAGCCATGGATCAGATGAATGGTTTTGAACTTGCTGGAAGGCCTATGAAGGTTGGGCCCGTAACAGAGCGAGGGGACTCATCTTCCTATTCCTTCCTGGATGATGAGGAGTATGAAAAGGGTGGTGTTGAATTAAACTCCACTGCGAGGGCTGCTCTCATGGCTAAATTATCTCAGGGTCATTCTGCTG GTCTTCAAGTGCCAGGTGTTCCCCCTGCTGTTGTTGGTGTACAACAAGCTATGACAGCACCTGTAGCCATTCCCCTTCCTACACCCTGTATCATGCTGCTAAACATGTTTGACCCTACCAA AGAGAAAGACCCTGATTGGGATGCTGACATTCAAGATGATGTATTGGAAGAATGCACAAAATATGGTCATGTGTATCACATTCATGTGGACAAGACCTCTACCCAG GGAGTTGTGTATGTGAAATGTAGTAATGCTGAAGTTGCTGCCAGTGCTTCAAAAGCCCTCCATGGCAGATGGTTTGCTG GGAAGCAAATTATTGCAAGAGCAGTTCCTCTCGCAAACTACCACAGCATGTTTCCTCAGGCAGTGTCGATGGTGAAGCCGTTGCAACCATCCACGTTTTGA